CTGCCGCCGATGACGAGGACGAGGACCGCTCCAAGCGGGCGGGCGAGCGCGTTGTTGATCTGCAGGTAGTCGAGCATCGGTTTGGCCGCCAGGGCTCCCAGCAGGATGCCGGCGAGCAGCCCGACGTACTGGGCGAGGGAAAGCCAGAATCCCCGCCGGTAGCCGTTCGCCAGGCCGATCAGGGCTGCAGCCACGATCACGAGGTCGATGAGATTGATCGATCTCATGAGAAATCGGCTCCGCCAGGCGAAGTCGTCAACCCGTGTCGCGGCCGGCGGGCCGCAGCCCCGCCGGAAGGCAACCGGCTAGTGGTGAGTCGCCTCGTGGTGCTCGGCTTCGGCCGGTTGCTCAGTCGGCTCGGTGGCACGATTGAGGGCGTCGCCGCGAAGGACCCACCAACCCAGCCCGACCACCCCCAGGGAGGCGACCAGGAGCGTGAGGCTCATCGCGAGCCAGGCAGGCACCCATTCACCGGCGAGAAAAACCACGGCTGTAATTATCGGCGAACTCACGGGGTCTAGGCCGGTGCCGGCTCCGGTTCGTCCACCAGCTCGCCCGACTCGCGCAGGTCGCGGAGCGGCATGAAGCTGCGCACCGGCGGAACGCGCTCGAAGTTGTATGGAGGCGGGGGGGACGCGGTCGCCCACTCGAGGGTGTTGCCCTGCCAGGGGTCGTTGCCCGCGATCTCGCCGCCATTCCAGCTGCGGGCGACGTTGATGAGGAACAACAGCACGGAGAAGGCGATCAGGAATGACGACACGGTGATGACCATGTTGGTGGTCCCCCAGTCCGCGTTGGTGTAGGTCGCGATGCGCCGTGGCATGCCTTCCAGCCCGAGCGTGTGCATGATCAGGAACGTTCCGTTGAAGCCGACGAACAGCGTCCAGAAGTTCCACTCACCGAGTTTGCGGTTGAGCTTGCGGCCCGTGATCTTCGGGAACCAGTAGTAGATGCCGGCGAAGATCGTGAACACGCTGCCCCCGAACAGCACGTAGTGCAGGTGGGCGACCACGTAGTAGGACTGGTGAAGCTGGGTGTCCACGGGCACAGAACCGAGGTAGACGCCGGTGATCCCACCGATGAGGAAGGTGGCCAGGAAGCCGAAGACGAACTTCATCGGCACCGTGAAGTCGATCGAGCCCCACCAGGCGGTCGCGATCCAGTTGAAGAACTTGATGCCCGTCGGGACCGCGATCAGCATCGTCATGAGCATGAAGTAGCCTTCGACGTACGTGTTCATGCCGACGGTGAACATGTGGTGGGCCCACACCGTCATCGACAGGAAGACGATGCCGAACAGCGCGGCGACCATCGACATGTAGCCGAAGATGGGCTTGCGCGCGAAGACCGGGAGGATCTCCGAGATCATTCCGAATCCGGGCAGAATCATGATGTAGACCTCGGGGTGCCCGAAGAACCAGAACAGGTGCTGGTACAGCACCGGCCGGCCCTGGGTGGCGAAGAACTGCGTCCCGAGCTGGCGGTCGAACTCGATGAGGATCAGCGCCGCGGCCAGGGGCGCGCCCACGACCAGCAGCAGGATCGAGGTCGAGATCTGCGCCCAGACGAAGAGCGGCAGGCGGGTCAGCTTCATACCCGGAGCGCGCAGGGCCACGATCGTGGTGAGGAAGTTGGTCGAGGCCATGATTCCGCTGATGCACCAGACGATGATGCTGAGCGCCCAGAAGTCCACCCCGAGGCTGTGCGACTGGTAGGCCCTCTCCGTCAGCGGCGCGTAGCCGGTCCAGCCGGCGTTGAGCGCGCCGCCGGTGAAGAAGCCGCTGTAATACAGGATGATCGAGACCGGGATCAGCCAGAAGCCGAGCAGGTTGACGCGCGGGAAGGCCATGTCGCGGGCGCCGATCATGATCGGCACCATGTAGTTCGCGATCCCCGTCAGGAAGATGGTGACGAAGAAGAAGATCATCGTGATCCCGTGCGCGGAGATGAGCTGGTTGTAGGTGTCGTGGTCGACCAGCGAGAGGTTGGGCTGCGCCAGCTGAAGCCGGATCACCAG
Above is a window of bacterium DNA encoding:
- the ctaD gene encoding cytochrome c oxidase subunit I, which encodes MAATQVLPRPKAYDDTFFRPISIWLTTTDHKLIGIMYMVTGILSFVVGGIFALVIRLQLAQPNLSLVDHDTYNQLISAHGITMIFFFVTIFLTGIANYMVPIMIGARDMAFPRVNLLGFWLIPVSIILYYSGFFTGGALNAGWTGYAPLTERAYQSHSLGVDFWALSIIVWCISGIMASTNFLTTIVALRAPGMKLTRLPLFVWAQISTSILLLVVGAPLAAALILIEFDRQLGTQFFATQGRPVLYQHLFWFFGHPEVYIMILPGFGMISEILPVFARKPIFGYMSMVAALFGIVFLSMTVWAHHMFTVGMNTYVEGYFMLMTMLIAVPTGIKFFNWIATAWWGSIDFTVPMKFVFGFLATFLIGGITGVYLGSVPVDTQLHQSYYVVAHLHYVLFGGSVFTIFAGIYYWFPKITGRKLNRKLGEWNFWTLFVGFNGTFLIMHTLGLEGMPRRIATYTNADWGTTNMVITVSSFLIAFSVLLFLINVARSWNGGEIAGNDPWQGNTLEWATASPPPPYNFERVPPVRSFMPLRDLRESGELVDEPEPAPA